A genomic window from Streptomyces sp. WMMC940 includes:
- a CDS encoding acyl-CoA dehydrogenase family protein — translation MKRQIFDAEHDAFRETVRTFIGKEVLPHYDQWEKDGIVSRDAWLAAGRQGLLGLAVPEEYGGGGNTDFRYSAVLAEEFTRAGAPGLAIGLHNDIIGPYLTSLATEEQKRRWLPGFCSGEIITAIAMTEPGAGSDLQGIRTAAEDRGDHWLLNGSKTFISNGILADLVVVVARTTPEGGAKGLSLLVVERGTEGFERGRNLDKIGQKAQDTAELFFNDVRVPKENLLGQLNGAFAHLMTNLAQERLNIAVAGIAAAEYLLEITTRYVKEREAFGRPLAKLQHIRFEIAEMATECAVTRAFLDRCIADHSDGQLDAVHASMAKWWATELQKRVADRCLQLHGGYGYMTEYRVARAFTDGRIQTIYGGTTEIMKEIVGRALLS, via the coding sequence ATGAAACGACAGATCTTCGACGCCGAGCACGACGCGTTCCGCGAGACCGTGCGCACCTTCATCGGCAAGGAGGTGCTGCCCCACTACGACCAGTGGGAGAAGGACGGCATCGTCTCGCGCGACGCCTGGCTGGCGGCCGGCCGGCAGGGTCTGCTGGGACTGGCCGTGCCCGAGGAGTACGGCGGCGGAGGGAACACCGACTTCCGCTACAGCGCCGTCCTGGCCGAGGAGTTCACCCGGGCCGGCGCCCCGGGCCTCGCGATAGGGCTGCACAACGACATCATCGGCCCGTACCTCACCTCCCTCGCGACCGAGGAGCAGAAGCGGCGCTGGCTGCCCGGATTCTGCAGCGGCGAGATCATCACGGCCATCGCGATGACCGAGCCGGGTGCGGGCTCCGACCTCCAGGGCATCCGCACCGCCGCCGAGGACCGCGGCGACCACTGGCTGCTCAACGGGTCCAAGACGTTCATCTCCAACGGCATCCTCGCCGACCTGGTGGTCGTCGTCGCCAGGACCACGCCCGAGGGGGGTGCCAAGGGGCTGTCGCTGCTGGTCGTCGAGCGGGGTACGGAGGGCTTCGAACGCGGCCGCAACCTCGACAAGATCGGCCAGAAGGCGCAGGACACGGCGGAGCTGTTCTTCAACGACGTGCGGGTCCCGAAGGAGAACCTCCTCGGGCAGCTCAACGGCGCTTTCGCCCACCTGATGACCAACCTGGCCCAGGAGCGGCTGAACATCGCGGTCGCCGGCATCGCGGCGGCCGAGTACCTGCTGGAGATCACGACGCGGTACGTGAAGGAGCGCGAGGCGTTCGGCCGTCCGCTGGCGAAGCTCCAGCACATCCGCTTCGAGATAGCCGAGATGGCCACCGAGTGCGCCGTCACCCGGGCGTTCCTCGACCGCTGCATCGCCGACCACTCCGACGGGCAGCTCGACGCGGTGCACGCGTCGATGGCCAAATGGTGGGCGACGGAGCTGCAGAAGCGGGTCGCCGACCGCTGTCTGCAGCTGCACGGCGGCTACGGCTACATGACCGAGTACCGGGTCGCCAGGGCCTTCACGGACGGCCGGATCCAGA
- a CDS encoding CaiB/BaiF CoA transferase family protein: MAATGNGPPGGPLAGVRVVELAGIGPGPFAAMLLADLGADVVRVDRPGGSGLAIDPAHDLTNRNKRSVLIDLKADGGAERVLDLVERADVLIEGYRPGVAERLGVGPEECHARNPELVYGRMTGWGQEGPLAQRAGHDIAYIAITGTLGMIGKADEAPAVPANLVGDYAGGSLYLVIGVLAALRHARTPGGTGQVVDAAIVDGAAHLATMIHGMMAAGGWQDRRGANLLDGGCPFYGNYETADGRYMAVGALEQQFYDEFIGLLGIEGEAPARKDFARWGELRAAVAERFRTRTRDEWTAVFEGSDACVAPVLSLREAPGHPHLVARGTFTDDGGIIQPAPAPRFSVTPGAVRRPPAQPGADTEEIARDWGVPGILGADVTRPDPTAAGSKGLQA; encoded by the coding sequence GGCCCGGCCCGTTCGCCGCCATGCTGCTCGCCGACCTGGGCGCCGATGTCGTGCGCGTCGACCGGCCCGGCGGCTCGGGGCTCGCGATCGACCCCGCCCACGACCTCACCAACCGGAACAAGAGGTCCGTACTCATCGACCTCAAGGCCGACGGAGGCGCCGAGCGGGTCCTCGACCTCGTGGAGCGCGCGGACGTGCTCATCGAGGGCTACCGCCCCGGGGTGGCCGAGCGGCTCGGGGTCGGGCCCGAGGAGTGCCACGCCCGCAACCCCGAGCTGGTCTACGGCCGGATGACCGGCTGGGGCCAGGAGGGACCGCTCGCCCAGCGCGCCGGCCACGACATCGCCTACATCGCGATCACCGGCACCCTCGGCATGATCGGGAAGGCGGACGAGGCGCCGGCGGTCCCCGCGAACCTCGTCGGCGACTACGCGGGCGGCTCGCTGTACCTCGTCATCGGCGTCCTGGCCGCACTGCGGCACGCCCGCACCCCCGGCGGCACCGGCCAGGTCGTGGACGCGGCGATCGTCGACGGTGCCGCGCACCTCGCCACGATGATCCACGGGATGATGGCCGCGGGCGGCTGGCAGGACCGCCGGGGCGCGAACCTCCTCGACGGCGGCTGCCCCTTCTACGGGAACTACGAGACCGCCGACGGCCGGTACATGGCGGTCGGTGCGCTCGAGCAGCAGTTCTACGACGAGTTCATCGGACTGCTGGGCATCGAGGGCGAGGCGCCCGCCCGCAAGGACTTCGCCCGCTGGGGGGAACTGCGCGCCGCCGTCGCCGAGCGCTTCCGCACGAGGACGCGGGACGAGTGGACCGCGGTCTTCGAGGGCTCGGACGCCTGCGTGGCGCCGGTGCTCTCGCTGCGCGAGGCTCCCGGACACCCGCACCTGGTGGCGCGCGGCACCTTCACGGACGACGGCGGGATCATCCAGCCGGCCCCGGCCCCCCGTTTCTCCGTCACTCCGGGCGCCGTCCGCCGCCCGCCCGCGCAGCCCGGCGCCGACACCGAGGAGATCGCCCGTGACTGGGGCGTTCCCGGCATCCTGGGCGCCGACGTGACCCGACCCGACCCGACCGCAGCCGGCTCTAAGGGGCTTCAGGCATGA